TGTTGGGCGGGCTGCGTGCCGACCACGTTGTCGCGCTGGGCGAGTCGCAGTCGGCGATGTTTTTGACGAGCTACGTCAACGCCGTCGATCCGCTCGCCCGGGTTTACGACGGCTTCTTGGTGCACTCCCGATTCGCCGCCGCGGCACCGCTCGACGGTGGTTCCATCTTCGACGACCTGCAGTCCAGCACACCGCAAGCGGTCGCGTTCCGGCCCGACCTGCGCGTTCCCCTGGTCGCGCTCATCACCGAAACGGATCTTTTCGGCGCCGTCCGGAATGGCTACTACTTCGCCCGTCAGCCCGACAACGATCGGTTACGAGTTTGGGAGGTTCCCGGGGCCGCGCATGCCGACAACTACACGATCCAAGTGGCCGCGATCGACACCGGCGCCACGGCGCTCGAGGATCTGGTGGCCGCCTACGCGCCCACCAACATGCTGATGGGTCAGCAACTGGGGCATTTCATCAACTTCGCGCCGCAGCACCACTATGTGGTGCAGGCCGCGATCGCGGCGCTGAGTACCTGGCTTCGTACCGGCGCGCCCGCGCCGGCTGCCCCACCCATCCAGATGGAGGAAAACCAAGTGCCGCAACCCGTTCTAGACTCGAACGGTCTCGCCTGCGGCGGTGTCAGGACACCGTGGGTGGAGGTGCCCATTGCCCGGACCTCCGGTGACGGCGCCTGGGACGACACCACCGAGAACGTGATGTCGGCGATCTTCGGCAGCGGTGAACCCTTCGACGAGGCGACTCTGCGCCGGCTCTACCCGGGCGGCGCAGCGCAATACCTGGATCGCTTCACCGCCGCACTGGACAGGGCCATCGACGCTGGCTTCATCCTGCCGGCGGACCGTCCCGAGATTCTGGAA
This Mycobacterium simiae DNA region includes the following protein-coding sequences:
- a CDS encoding alpha/beta hydrolase domain-containing protein codes for the protein MAESPSVTPIAGKPLLLLGAFDIREVGYVAAEFLVSGTAASYCPASELTADGRWDVTPCGTAEYTTRIVVLTPADQARFNGTVLVEWLNVSGGIDAPAVWMMAHREIVRAGYAYVAVSAQQVGIQGGNSLLGMDMSLKSQDPARYAALHHPGDAFCYDIFSQTAQLVRTADVLGGLRADHVVALGESQSAMFLTSYVNAVDPLARVYDGFLVHSRFAAAAPLDGGSIFDDLQSSTPQAVAFRPDLRVPLVALITETDLFGAVRNGYYFARQPDNDRLRVWEVPGAAHADNYTIQVAAIDTGATALEDLVAAYAPTNMLMGQQLGHFINFAPQHHYVVQAAIAALSTWLRTGAPAPAAPPIQMEENQVPQPVLDSNGLACGGVRTPWVEVPIARTSGDGAWDDTTENVMSAIFGSGEPFDEATLRRLYPGGAAQYLDRFTAALDRAIDAGFILPADRPEILELATAMYPLR